The Vitis vinifera cultivar Pinot Noir 40024 chromosome 7, ASM3070453v1 genomic interval TTATTTACATGATCCTTAACAACAATTCTTTCATTTATCTTCAACTCATCTAACtacttcaaatataatttattgttaAGTATTtcaacatataatttttttataaatttttccaTAAATTAGAATGagatttttcattcaaaacactatattttattttatgagttAGACTTAAATGAATAGTGTTTACTGTTTTTGCTTCGAtatcttttcaattttcatgttttctaGTTTCTTTCCTTGTAATGCTTTAAGACGCTCCTATTTCACTAAAATATCTTTAATAGTactttactaaataaaaattattctttcaaTCAAAGTGCTCAGTATCAAATTTTATGTCAAACATCTTATCTTGAAAATAACTTTCCCATATTTTTCACACTATAGCTTTGAAACCATCGATTGGAAAATTAAACCATTTAAACTGTCACACTCTAAGGTCTTAAAATATTGTTTAACATACCCATTACTCAACTAATCACTTtctataattaaataactaattaaatgaataattgaGTCATTAATCCTTGTTAAAAGACTTAGCAAACTAATATTAAACTTTTAATAACTTCAATTCATTTCATTCTACCCtccttaaaataaatttcatccTTGAAATTTGTAGATGATTTTACCCGAAGAAACAAGGAGCTCAAGATTTGAATTGTAGGTTATATTCCAATTGTAGGTTATATTCCAACTCTTGGGTAGCCTCTTCCATCCTATGATATTGTTGTAATACtaaccaaaataataattttatttctcaaCACTTGTTCCTTCCTATGAAGGATcctcaattgtttttttttcttttttcctttttcataagAAACATTTTCCTAAAGTTGTAATTCTTCCCGGTTTATTACATGTGAAGGGTTTTGTAACTGTGAAGGGTTTTGTAACGACTCAcacccaaccgtgtagatattgtccgctttgggcccaatgGGCCatcacaactttaaaacgcgtctacttggttaagaggagtctctacatatatagcgccaggaacattctcccctatccgatgtgggatatcacaaacacccccccatgcagacacaacgtcctcgttgtgtcccatgagaTTGCGGGGCCAAATAGACAAAGTCAAACAAACCCTCACACTGGGGTTGGGGATCAattctgataccatttgtaatggcccacacccaaccgtgtagatattgtccgctttgggcccaatgggaccctcacggctttaaaacacgtctacttggttaagaggagcctctataTATATAGCGCCAgaaacattctcccctatccgatgtgggacatcacaggTTTGATTCATACTTTTTAAACATTGACACAAGAAAAGGCATTGTAAATGTcctcatttattattttgtcatttaTATTTCCATTTacaatgtaaataataaaatactctTTATTTGAATTCcatgaataaatattttcaaatgaaaattccAAGTAAATCAAAATCTAACTTTTTAATTGTAGTTATGAAATaacaacttttattaaaattcttATGAAAAAGTTTGTCTaagtaaaattattaaaaataaaaatcctaaaaaattattttgaatattaccatcatgaaaataacaaaccccttcattttttttttttctcaaattaagaAACTTTTAAAATTGGTTTATTTTCATACTTAGTGAAATTTTAGTACAACTAAATCAATATACAAAACAAACTAAAAGTTTTTCAACTTGTTCAAAggtaatcaaaagaaaaaaaaaaatcaactacaaatattgtaatttattttttatgtaattgattttttaattcaCACCTAAATTTCTAGAATTGTGGGCCGATCCTTGCTAATATATTAAACCATAATTTAGACATTGAGGCTTAACACAAacacaacaaaataataaaataaaatagagaagacAAAAGATTTAAGTGATTCAACCAAATTGCCTACGTCCACAAGAGAGAAATCAAATTCactaataaacataaaaaatatatacttaaacCCTCTCAACTTTTCTCTACCCAAAATCCAATACACCCTTTTATTGGATTGAAAAAAGGTAGCATGTTACTAGATTCTTTGTGTAAAAGAAACAAATGtcaatttttaacttttatgttttGGGATGTTTCAAGACATATCTTAAATTTAGATGTcccaaaatcatttttcaagttGAAAATAGTACCTCAAAGACCAAACATCTTCCATCTAATGACTCTCCTTTGGATCACAAAGAAAAGCGTGGACTTCTCTTTTACCTTAAGAGGATAGTGGttaaagttttctttctagagaatgaaagatgaaaatttgTCTTACCCTTAACCCTAACAAGGTCTATATAGACCACTAATGAACTTAAGTGATTAAGGTCATCATATGGGCTTAAGTTACTTAATTCAACCTATTGAgtcctatttaattaattaatccatTTGATGtgcattaattaattaaatagtcTAAGTAGAAACCATAAGTCACTTAATTATAAACATTTATGCAATATTGCTCTTATGTATAAGCAACCTTGTGCTTATTTATAAGCACCCTTATGCTTTATGTATAAAAGCATCTTCCATCTAATGACTCTCTGTTAGGATCCTAGCACAGAGATAAGTGTAGACTTCTCTCTTACCTTAAGAGGATATTAGTTAGGGTTTCTCTTTagagaaaggaaaatcaaaAGTTGTTTAACCTAAACCCTAATAGATTTTATGTTAACCATTAGGGGGCTTAAGTGATTAGAGTCCATCATATGGGCTGAAGTCACTTAATTTAAcctattaagtattatttaattaattagcccattAGACAAACTCTAATTAACTAAATAATCTAAGCAAAAACCATAAATCACTTAATTATGAGAATTTATGCAACTTTGTGCTTATGCATGTGCACCTTTATGCTTATGCTTAAACACCTTTATATAggatataattaattaaaaaaaaagtttctaaaatcATATGCCACTAAAGAATGTGAGCCCAAGTAGGAACATTGAAACCTATAAGAAACTATTGGttcatttcaaatcaaattttaaaattgattcaacatttcaCTAAGGAGAATCAAGTATGCTCCACtatctcatgaaaatttaattgaaataattttaaatttgtaatcTACTATTCATTGCATGTAAATTTCTTATAAACTAATGTTCATAATCTAGTAAGGTAATAAGTATCAACCTTTTGATTGTGTTGGTTCctgaaaatttgagagaaatgtaaggaaaataaaatagagaagaaaagtggatcgaaagaaaaagtgaaagaaaataaaaaaatatattcaaaatcaataaattatttttatatactttttgaaatttatttcacttattttctttcattatataatgatcaaataattttaaaatgtataaatttgtaactaattttaattattattttttttcatatttttcattgtgaaatcaaacatgaaaaaaataattttttgtacaatttttattcttttcttaatactttctaGAAACCAAAAATAGTCTTCAAAATTACCTCTTTAATCCTTGAATTTAGATCCACTTTTATCACAATCAAATTGATATACTTTTATGTATAAATGACATAATATCAAACGTTATAAAAAGAATTACTACAACCATAAATTTCAGGATTATAAATACTTAagcttatgtttggtttccaaaaaatttaaagggaagaaaatgaaaaggaaaaatagataattatttttatatactatttcaattttttttccacttatttaactctttgtataaatattaaatgattttaaaatatggaattattttaataattttaattacatttaactTTCTTCTTTGTATTTTGCATGATAAAGCCAAACATgagagaattgtttttcttaattatttttttcttttcctaatacTTTTTGGAACCTAGAAGAAAaccttaaaattatttaaaagaatatattgtctcaattattcaaaattccatgatgcatctattaaaaatattatattttggatttaataaacaaattattatggtgtatctattgaaaatatgttatttggaaagtcatcaaaataaaatatttttcattacgtgattttttaataataaaactatttttctaataataattttttttaaataacaataataaaaatcaacGGTGGATGCAATGGCAGTAACAATATCCTTTACCAATCAGGGACTAGGGAGTCAACATTCCACCAGCCAGGACCGCTCCCAAAAGGAAGAAACTGGGAAAAGGCTACCGACAGGGGCAAACAGAAGTTCGTTGCATTACAGCAATGGCAGCATCCATTTCCCATTTCGCACCCTTCTCTTCTTCTCGAGGCttctctccttcttcttcttcttctcctcttttGCTTTCTTATCTTCTTACTCGTTCAGTACAGTTTCACAGCAATCACATCCCCAGAAGCTTCGGCATCGGCCATGCCGGCAATAGAAGATACGGGCCTGTGCTGGTTCGGGCTATGGCTTCCTCGTTTGGGTCTCGCTTGGAAGAGACCGTGAAGAAGACAGTGGATGAGAACCCAGTTGTTGTCTACTCCAAAACCTGGTGTTCGTGAGTTCAACTTTATCTACTTCTCTgtatttttggtttcttttcttcttttacgccgtttggttgctgggaaaatTGAGGACAAGGAAGGAAAATGGGGTTGGGGGTGGTGTTGCTGAATGATTGGAAATCAAAAGTTCAAGATTGAGTTTCGATTTTCCTCCTCCTTTCGCAGCGATCAAACGAAGGgttgatttttcttcttctttacttTCACACCACTATGATGTATTTGTGGCGGattttgcttttaattttgtttgactttgagaatttgaaatgggGTATTTGAATTTATCTTACGAAGGTATTCTTCTGAGGTCAAATCTTTGTTCAAGCGACTTGGTGTAGAACCTTTTGTGATTGAATTGGACGAGATGGGTGAGTATTCTTCTTTCTCTATACTTCACTTGTTATATGTGTTATTTGAATTATATGAATTTGTGATTGATTTTTGAttggaagccatggatttcgcTTAGTTTGTTTATTATGTTAATGCAAGGTATTGCTCTAATAGTATTGAACCTTTATTGGACTCAATTGTGATTAGTAAAATCACTTTGTATGAAGGTAATCAATCTCGGAGCTTATATCTTTCCAGCTAAGGAGATTTAGTGTCCAAGGTCCCATGAAGTTGGCATTCTTGGGTTGTTTAGTGGTGTAGTAAAAAATCTTGACCATCAATCAGTAAGTGAAGAGAGGTAGAATCATCCCAAATTGGCACTGCATGTTCAAGATGGACATGGATACAGCCATCACTTGATGCCTCACTGGTTGGTCTCCCAAGATCTTTAGTCATTGTTCATGTGGTGTAATAAACACTCTAGAAAGCACAGGATGGATGATACCCAGCTGGCATAGGGAGGTTAAGGGTGAGGGTTTGAAGATTGGTGCTTTTGAGTTTAGCTTGGGGTTTATGGAAGGAGTGGAAATGGAGGATGTTCGGAAGTGTGTAAATGATGGACTAAAAGCTCAAGGAAATTGAGAAGCAGATTTTAGGTAGATTTGTTTCTTGTTGTTTCATTGATTTTT includes:
- the LOC100265126 gene encoding monothiol glutaredoxin-S10; translated protein: MAASISHFAPFSSSRGFSPSSSSSPLLLSYLLTRSVQFHSNHIPRSFGIGHAGNRRYGPVLVRAMASSFGSRLEETVKKTVDENPVVVYSKTWCSYSSEVKSLFKRLGVEPFVIELDEMGPQGPQLQKVLERLTGQHTVPNVFIGGKHIGGCTDTVKLYRKGELEPLLSEASTRKTES